In Oncorhynchus masou masou isolate Uvic2021 unplaced genomic scaffold, UVic_Omas_1.1 unplaced_scaffold_1470, whole genome shotgun sequence, the following proteins share a genomic window:
- the LOC135530965 gene encoding GTPase IMAP family member 7-like, whose amino-acid sequence MASSNLTKTLGKDEDTDKQTPGRRRNSKGEGPDMSVTRIVLVGKTGAGKSSSGNTILGRKAFRDAKSSKSVTQECCKETGEVAGRQVVIVDTPGIFDTNRPDSDLKTEISKCINMTSPGPHAIVLVLDVGPFTEEEQNAVKKISALFGEEAERYTMILFTHGDELDDGGIERYVHEAQEDLKTLVDECGGRYHVFDNTKVENRGQVLDFLKKIDHMVEVNGQDHYTNNMYKEVERKICHKKEELRKQYEEELRKLQDQENQLPLEYQEKSKTLREDIEALKESLQDKEKKLKDLKSLEQNKIPWIVEHILYYEMKLRAVREEAEQIQLNKEISTDVCSKLQDLHLTQSSVE is encoded by the exons ATGGCTTCATCAAACTTAACAAAAACCT TGGGGAAGGATgaagacacagacaaacagactccGGGTAGAAGAAGAAACTCCAAAGGTGAAGGTCCAGACA TGTCCGTGACCAGGATTGTGCTGGTGGGGAAGACAGGTGCTGGGAAAAGCTCTTCAGGAAACACCATTCTGGGGAGGAAGGCTTTCAGAGATGCCAAATCTAGCAAATCTGTGACACAAGAGTGTTGcaaggagacaggagaggtggcagggagacaggtagtGATAGTGGACACACCTGGTATATTTGACACTAACCGTCCTGACAGTGACTtgaagacagagatcagtaaaTGTATCAACATGACGTCACCTGGTCCCCACGCAATCGTACTGGTCTTAGATGTGGGCCCTTTCACAGAAGAGGAACAGAACGCGGTTAAGAAAATCAGTGCGCTGTTTGGAGAAGAAGCTGAAAGGTACACCATGATCCTCTTCACCCATGGAGATGAGTTGGATGATGGCGGCATTGAGCGGTATGTCCATGAAGCTCAGGAAGATCTCAAGACACTTGTAGACGAGTGTGGTGGAAGGTACCATGTTTTTGACAACACCAAGGTGGAAAACAGGGGACAAGTGCTGGATTTCCTGAAGAAAATTGACCACATGGTGGAAGTAAATGGCCAAGACCACTACACCAACAACATGTACaaggaggtggagagaaagattTGTCACAAGAAGGAAGAGTTGAGGAAGCAGTATGAAGAAGAACTACGGAAGCTACAAGACCAAGAGAACCAACTGCCTCTCGAATACCAGGAGAAAAGTAAGACGCTACGGGAAGACATTGAGGCGCTAAAGGAGTCACTTCAAGACAAAGAAAAGAAACTTAAAGACTTGAAGTCTCTGGAGCAAAACAAGATCCCGTGGATCGTTGAACATATACTTTATTATGAGATGAAGTTGAGGGCTGTGAGAGAGGAAGCAGAACAAATACAACTTAACAAAGAAATATCAACAGACGTTTGTAGCAAGTTACAAGACCTCCATCTTACACAATCAAGTGTTGAATGA